A genomic segment from Vicugna pacos chromosome 17, VicPac4, whole genome shotgun sequence encodes:
- the MKRN2 gene encoding E3 ubiquitin-protein ligase makorin-2 isoform X1, translating to MKWMQLSQLSRSISTIGQAQLFRCPQRNPEFGCITLFSQPSVDACRSREEQLEREDPWRRCRGRYFMHGVCREGNQCLFSHDLANSKPSTICKYYQKGCCAYGTRCRYDHTRPSTAAGGAVGTVPHGVPSPGFHSSHPPSDITASIVKTNLHEPGKREKRTLVLRDRNLSGLAEEKTCPSAVSSPGGCSDPHSSLEMKPHSYLDAIRSGLDDLEASSSYGSEQQLCPYAAAGECRFGDACVYLHGEVCEICRLRVLHPFDPEQRKAHEKLCMATFEHEMEKAFAFQASQDKVCSICMEVILEKASASERRFGILSNCNHTYCLPCIRQWRCAKQFENPIIKSCPECRVISEFVIPSVYWVEDQNKKNELIEAFKQGMGKKACKYFEQGKGTCPFGSKCLYRHAYPDGRLAEPEKPRKQLSSEGTVRFFNSVRLWDFIESRESRHAPSTEDVDVTELGDLFMHLSGVESSES from the exons CTTTCCCGCAGTATCAGTACTATAGGTCAAGCTCAGCTTTTCAGATGCCCGCAGAGGAATCCAGAGTTTGGCTGCATCACTTTATTTAGCCAACCCTCTGTTGATGCCTGTCGTTCCAGAGAAGAGCAACTGGAGAGGGAAGACCCATGGAGAAGGTGTCGTGGCAg GTATTTTATGCATGGTGTGTGTCGGGAAGGAAACCAGTGCCTGTTCTCTCATGACTTGGCCAACAGCAAGCCATCCACCATCTGCAAATACTAccagaagggctgctgcgcctacGGAACTCGCTGCAG GTACGACCACACGAGGCCCTCTACTGCAGCTGGTGGTGCTGTGGGCACCGTGCCCCACGGTGTGCCCTCCCCGGGGTTCCACAGTTCTCACCCTCCCTCCGACATCACTGCATCAATCGTGAAAACTAACTTACACGAGCCTGGGAAACGTGAAAAGCGAACATTGGTGCTTCGAGACCGAA ATCTCTCCGGCCTGGCTGAAGAAAAGACTTGCCCAAGTGCGGTGAGCAGTCCAGGGGGCTGCAGCGACCCACACAGCAGCCTGGAGATGAAGCCGCATTCCTACCTGGATGCCATCAGGAGCGGGCTGGACGACCTGGAAGCCAGCAGCTCCTATGGCAGCGAGCAGCAGCTGTGCCCCTACGCGGCGGCCGGGGAGTGCCGATTTGGGGACGCTTGCGTCTACCTGCACGGGGAAGTGTGTGAGATCTGCAGGTTACGAGTCCTGCACCCCTTCGACCCAGAGCAAAGGAAAGCTCATGAGAAG CTCTGCATGGCGACATTCGAACACGAGATGGAGAAGGCCTTTGCCTTCCAGGCCAGTCAGGACAAAGTGTGCAGCATCTGCATGGAGGTGATCCTGGAGAAGGCGTCGGCCTCCGAGCGCAGGTTCGGGATCCTCTCCAACTGCAACCACACGTACTGCCTGCCCTGCATCCGGCAGTGGAGGTGTGCCAAGCAGTTTGAGAACCCCATCATCAA GTCTTGTCCAGAATGCCGTGTGATATCAGAGTTCGTAATTCCAAGTGTGTATTGGGTAGAAGATCAGAATAAAAAGAACGAGTTGATTGAAGCTTTCAAACAGGGAATGGG aaaaaaagcttGTAAATACTTTGAGCAAGGCAAAGGGACCTGCCCTTTTGGAAGCAAATGCCTCTACCGCCACGCGTATCCTGACGGGCGGCTAGCAGAGCCGGAGAAACCTCGGAAACAGCTCAGCTCTGAAGGCACCGTGAGG TTCTTCAACTCAGTGCGACTCTGGGACTTCATCGAGAGCCGAGAGAGCCGGCACGCCCCCAGCACTGAAGACGTCGACGTGACGGAGCTGGGGGACCTCTTCATGCACCTGTCCGGGGTGGAGTCGTCAGAATCCTGA
- the MKRN2 gene encoding E3 ubiquitin-protein ligase makorin-2 isoform X2, with the protein MSTKQVTCRYFMHGVCREGNQCLFSHDLANSKPSTICKYYQKGCCAYGTRCRYDHTRPSTAAGGAVGTVPHGVPSPGFHSSHPPSDITASIVKTNLHEPGKREKRTLVLRDRNLSGLAEEKTCPSAVSSPGGCSDPHSSLEMKPHSYLDAIRSGLDDLEASSSYGSEQQLCPYAAAGECRFGDACVYLHGEVCEICRLRVLHPFDPEQRKAHEKLCMATFEHEMEKAFAFQASQDKVCSICMEVILEKASASERRFGILSNCNHTYCLPCIRQWRCAKQFENPIIKSCPECRVISEFVIPSVYWVEDQNKKNELIEAFKQGMGKKACKYFEQGKGTCPFGSKCLYRHAYPDGRLAEPEKPRKQLSSEGTVRFFNSVRLWDFIESRESRHAPSTEDVDVTELGDLFMHLSGVESSES; encoded by the exons ATGAGCACCAAGCAGGTCACTTGCAG GTATTTTATGCATGGTGTGTGTCGGGAAGGAAACCAGTGCCTGTTCTCTCATGACTTGGCCAACAGCAAGCCATCCACCATCTGCAAATACTAccagaagggctgctgcgcctacGGAACTCGCTGCAG GTACGACCACACGAGGCCCTCTACTGCAGCTGGTGGTGCTGTGGGCACCGTGCCCCACGGTGTGCCCTCCCCGGGGTTCCACAGTTCTCACCCTCCCTCCGACATCACTGCATCAATCGTGAAAACTAACTTACACGAGCCTGGGAAACGTGAAAAGCGAACATTGGTGCTTCGAGACCGAA ATCTCTCCGGCCTGGCTGAAGAAAAGACTTGCCCAAGTGCGGTGAGCAGTCCAGGGGGCTGCAGCGACCCACACAGCAGCCTGGAGATGAAGCCGCATTCCTACCTGGATGCCATCAGGAGCGGGCTGGACGACCTGGAAGCCAGCAGCTCCTATGGCAGCGAGCAGCAGCTGTGCCCCTACGCGGCGGCCGGGGAGTGCCGATTTGGGGACGCTTGCGTCTACCTGCACGGGGAAGTGTGTGAGATCTGCAGGTTACGAGTCCTGCACCCCTTCGACCCAGAGCAAAGGAAAGCTCATGAGAAG CTCTGCATGGCGACATTCGAACACGAGATGGAGAAGGCCTTTGCCTTCCAGGCCAGTCAGGACAAAGTGTGCAGCATCTGCATGGAGGTGATCCTGGAGAAGGCGTCGGCCTCCGAGCGCAGGTTCGGGATCCTCTCCAACTGCAACCACACGTACTGCCTGCCCTGCATCCGGCAGTGGAGGTGTGCCAAGCAGTTTGAGAACCCCATCATCAA GTCTTGTCCAGAATGCCGTGTGATATCAGAGTTCGTAATTCCAAGTGTGTATTGGGTAGAAGATCAGAATAAAAAGAACGAGTTGATTGAAGCTTTCAAACAGGGAATGGG aaaaaaagcttGTAAATACTTTGAGCAAGGCAAAGGGACCTGCCCTTTTGGAAGCAAATGCCTCTACCGCCACGCGTATCCTGACGGGCGGCTAGCAGAGCCGGAGAAACCTCGGAAACAGCTCAGCTCTGAAGGCACCGTGAGG TTCTTCAACTCAGTGCGACTCTGGGACTTCATCGAGAGCCGAGAGAGCCGGCACGCCCCCAGCACTGAAGACGTCGACGTGACGGAGCTGGGGGACCTCTTCATGCACCTGTCCGGGGTGGAGTCGTCAGAATCCTGA